In the Agrobacterium vitis genome, ACCAGCCAGCCGACCCGCCCTTGATCTTCACAGGCAGGCAGGAGACGGTGAAGCCGGAACCCGGCAATTCCTCCAGCCGTGTCAGCTTTTCCATATGCAGGAAAATGCCTTCACGGGCGGCTTTATGGCCTTCCCAGATCAATCCTGCATCTCTGGTTTCCGCAAACCGTTTGGCAGTGACCGGAAAGGGCGCATCCCAGGACCAGGCGTCAGTTCCAGCAATATGAACGCCTTGCGCCATCAGCCAATGGGTGGCCTCACGCCCGATACCGCAGCCACGACCCAGGTAATCCGGTCGCCCATAGGCGGCACCAGCGGCGGTGTTGACCAGCACCACATCGAAAGGCTGAAGCGTATGACCGGCCACCGCCAAGGCTGACTGAAGATCGGCTGCCGTTGCGATAGAGCCATCCGGCAGATGGCGCAGATCCAGTTTGACGCCCGGACGGATGCACCAGTCGAGCGGCACTTCATCAATGGTCCAGGCACGCTCGCCATTATTCATCGTCGAGGCGAAATGCCAGGGCGCATCGAGATGTGTACCGGCATGGGCGGTCAGGTTCAACTGTTCGACTGCCCAGCCTTCCCCACCGGGAACATCGCCAATGTCGAGGCCGGGGAAGAAGCGCAAAACCTCTTCCGAGCCTTCCGCATGGTTCGTGTAGGTGATTTTGGGACCAAGGCCCGGCGGATCGGCAGGAATGTCGTTTTCGATAGCAACGGACAGATCGATAATCTTCATCATGACTCTCCTGAAATTGCGGCTTTGGCAAGCGCGTCGAGATCAGCATCGGCCTTGAAGCCCGCCGCCAACGCCGTGGCAGCATCAACCTGCGGCATCGCACCAAACAGGCGGCGAAGCGTCTCGTCCTCGCCCCATTCGACCAATGCGGTTTTGCCCACATGGCGGGCCACCGCAGCAGCCACGTCGCCGGTCGTTGCAAACAACACCGGCGGCTGGACAACGGTTACGGCACTATCCTTCAGCCCTGCGGCATGTAGCAGCATGTCCACCGCCGCCTGACGCGACACCCACCAGCAGGTGCTGCTGGCCGGAACCGGGCAGGCATAAGCCTCTCCGGCAGCGATCCGATGGAAAAGCTGGCTCATAAAGGCCGAACCATGCCCGCTGTCGGTCGCAGGCCGTGCGACAATGCCGGGAAACCGCAGACTGATGGCTGAAAGCGCACCGCGTCGCGTCATGTCGGACAGCAGAATTTCGGTCATCAACTTGTGGGCGCCATAGGTCAGTTGCGGCGCGGCAAGCGTCTGCTCCGTGACGGTTGCCGCTCCAAGCGCACCATAGACCGCGATGGAGGAGGCAAAAACCAGCCTCGCGCCGGGACGCCGAAGGGCTACGCCTTGCGCCAAAGCAATCGGCGCAAGCAGGTTTGCACCATGTCCCAGTGCCTGTTCCCGCTCGGCAAGTCCTCCGGGAACGCTGGCCAGATGGAAGACAAGATCGAAACCGGGTTCCAGCAATGTGTCCAGAAAGCCGGGATCGCCGAGATCGCCGACCAAGGCCTCAATCCCGTCAGGGACAGGTTGAGCAAAGGCTCGGTCGGTGACAACGATCCGCTTTGCCTGGTGAAGAGCGAACGGGAGACGAGCCACAAGCCCGCGCCCCAGAAAGCCATCAGCACCGGTGACAAGAATACGCATCAGGCCTTCACCACCGCCTGATCGATCACCCCGAAAGGCGTGCTTCCATTCGGCAGCCGAGCTTCCATCCGCACCTGATCACCCCAGGTCAGAAAGGGCGTGCGCGCCTTGCCTTCATCGAGAAGCTCGATCACCCGGATTTCGGAAATGCAGGATGAACCGGCGGCCCGATCTGCATTGGACACTGTGCCGGAACCCAGAATGGTTCCAGCCGACAAACGCCGGCTGCGGGCGCAATGAGCGATCAATTCACCGAAGGAGAAATGCATTTCGCCGCCATGAGCATCCCCGACCCGTCGTCCGTTGATCTCCACATGCAAAGCCAGACCCGTCCGACCGTTGGACCAATGCGGCCCGATCTCGTCCGGCGTGATGGCGACCGGTGCAAAGGCCGTCGATGGTTTGGCCTGGAGAAACCCGAAGCCCGCCCGCATTTCCCGCGGCCCAAGGGCGCGCAGCGACCAATCGTTGATCTGCACCAGCAGACGCACATGATCAATGGCATTTTCCGGTGCCACACCCATTGGCACATCGGCAAGAATAACGCCGAACTCGCCTTCCATGTCGATCAGCAGCGCGTCGTCGAGAAACTCCACGCCTGCCAGCGGCCCGCGGAAATCGTCGCTCGCCCCTTGATAGATCAAGGGCACTGTCTCGAAGTCCGGGTTAACCGGATTGTCGAAGGCCTTATCCATCAACCGGCCATGATTGAGGAAAGCCGACGCATCCAGCCATTGCGGCGCACGCGGCAAGGGTGCCAGACACCGTTCCGGCTGGAAGCTGGTGGCAAAAGGTTCGTTCCCTGCATTGAGCCGTTCATACAGCTCGAGAAGGCGGGGAGCGACGGCATCCCAATTCTCCAGCGCAGCAAGCAGGGACACTGCGATGCCAGTGGCCGGGACTGCTCGTTTCAGATCACGCGAAACGATCCAAAGTTGGCCGTCGCGGCTTCCATCGTGATAGGTTGCAAACTTCATGATGACCTCGTTCCTGCTGTTATTGGTGGCACCCGGCTATCATGGTCCGGCAAGACTTGCGGCGATGGCGGGATCGTAGACCCCTGCGACAAGGATGAAGAGCATCCGGCAGGGTTTACCGGACCGATTGGCCCA is a window encoding:
- a CDS encoding fumarylacetoacetate hydrolase family protein; protein product: MKFATYHDGSRDGQLWIVSRDLKRAVPATGIAVSLLAALENWDAVAPRLLELYERLNAGNEPFATSFQPERCLAPLPRAPQWLDASAFLNHGRLMDKAFDNPVNPDFETVPLIYQGASDDFRGPLAGVEFLDDALLIDMEGEFGVILADVPMGVAPENAIDHVRLLVQINDWSLRALGPREMRAGFGFLQAKPSTAFAPVAITPDEIGPHWSNGRTGLALHVEINGRRVGDAHGGEMHFSFGELIAHCARSRRLSAGTILGSGTVSNADRAAGSSCISEIRVIELLDEGKARTPFLTWGDQVRMEARLPNGSTPFGVIDQAVVKA
- a CDS encoding cyclase family protein, encoding MMKIIDLSVAIENDIPADPPGLGPKITYTNHAEGSEEVLRFFPGLDIGDVPGGEGWAVEQLNLTAHAGTHLDAPWHFASTMNNGERAWTIDEVPLDWCIRPGVKLDLRHLPDGSIATAADLQSALAVAGHTLQPFDVVLVNTAAGAAYGRPDYLGRGCGIGREATHWLMAQGVHIAGTDAWSWDAPFPVTAKRFAETRDAGLIWEGHKAAREGIFLHMEKLTRLEELPGSGFTVSCLPVKIKGGSAGWCRAVAIFPEG
- a CDS encoding NAD-dependent epimerase/dehydratase family protein — encoded protein: MRILVTGADGFLGRGLVARLPFALHQAKRIVVTDRAFAQPVPDGIEALVGDLGDPGFLDTLLEPGFDLVFHLASVPGGLAEREQALGHGANLLAPIALAQGVALRRPGARLVFASSIAVYGALGAATVTEQTLAAPQLTYGAHKLMTEILLSDMTRRGALSAISLRFPGIVARPATDSGHGSAFMSQLFHRIAAGEAYACPVPASSTCWWVSRQAAVDMLLHAAGLKDSAVTVVQPPVLFATTGDVAAAVARHVGKTALVEWGEDETLRRLFGAMPQVDAATALAAGFKADADLDALAKAAISGES